In the Olleya sp. Hel_I_94 genome, one interval contains:
- a CDS encoding AI-2E family transporter: protein MDKIKTTNYLLLIIVIPIIFYLLKVLSFIFVPLVFSMFIALLFLPLMRFLRKRKLPKAVSVFIVLLVIALGVKLGVELVKLSSREILASDSQFFAKAETKINTLVDNVEAFFGVEKVEGSRSLTRLVNKEALLDNLSPTISFISKFLTALLMTTFFVVLWLAESINVEKLINRTILRKKHTSIKTFMKIEKDLIKFIKVKFLVSFLTGVFTGVACYFFDVSFPIFWGLFAFLINFVQMVGSFITVILLSIFAFVELETSSKLLFFIISITGTQVLYGSILEPIFMGKSFSINVIAVLVMLMFWGYIWGIPGLIMAIPITVFLKIIFEQFPRTKIISELLSGSTS, encoded by the coding sequence ATGGATAAAATAAAAACAACTAACTACCTACTTTTAATAATTGTAATACCTATAATATTTTACTTATTAAAAGTACTGTCATTTATATTTGTACCTCTGGTTTTTTCAATGTTTATAGCATTGTTGTTTTTACCATTAATGCGTTTTTTACGTAAACGCAAATTGCCTAAAGCGGTCAGTGTTTTTATTGTATTACTAGTTATAGCTTTAGGTGTAAAGCTTGGAGTAGAATTAGTAAAGCTATCAAGTAGAGAAATTTTAGCATCAGATTCTCAATTTTTTGCTAAAGCAGAAACAAAAATCAATACACTAGTTGATAATGTCGAAGCTTTTTTTGGTGTAGAAAAAGTAGAAGGTAGCAGGTCTTTAACTAGGTTAGTTAATAAAGAAGCCTTGTTAGATAATTTATCACCAACAATTAGTTTTATTAGTAAATTTTTGACAGCTTTATTAATGACGACGTTTTTTGTGGTCTTATGGTTAGCAGAGTCCATTAATGTTGAAAAATTAATTAATAGGACCATTTTAAGAAAAAAGCACACGTCCATTAAAACGTTTATGAAAATAGAAAAAGACTTGATTAAATTTATTAAAGTTAAGTTTTTAGTAAGCTTTTTAACTGGTGTTTTTACAGGTGTGGCATGTTACTTTTTTGATGTAAGTTTCCCTATATTTTGGGGTTTATTTGCGTTCTTAATTAATTTTGTTCAAATGGTAGGTTCGTTTATTACAGTAATTTTGCTATCTATTTTTGCATTTGTCGAGTTAGAAACATCTAGTAAATTATTATTTTTTATAATTTCAATAACAGGAACACAAGTATTATATGGTAGTATTTTAGAGCCTATATTTATGGGTAAATCCTTTTCTATTAATGTTATTGCTGTTTTAGTGATGTTAATGTTTTGGGGTTACATTTGGGGTATTCCTGGTTTAATTATGGCTATTCCAATTACAGTATTTCTTAAAATTATTTTCGAACAATTTCCTCGAACAAAAATTATTTCAGAATTACTCTCAGGCTCTACCAGTTAA
- a CDS encoding acetyl-CoA carboxylase carboxyltransferase subunit alpha — MEYLEFELPIKELEEQLGKCQVIGEESDVDVTQTCKQIEKKLIATKKDIYKNLTPWQRVQMSRHPDRPYTLDYIKAICGESFLELHGDRNFKDDKAMIGGLGKIGDQSFMFIGQQKGFNTKTRQYRNFGMANPEGYRKALRLMKSAEKFGIPVVTLLDTPGAYPGLEAEERGQGEAIARNILEMTRLKVPIITIVIGEGASGGALGIGVGDKIMMLENTWYSVISPESCSSILWRSWEYKELAAEALKLTATDMKKMKIVDDIIKEPLGGAHSDRETTFKSVTEAILGAYDEFKNLSPKDLVNKRIEKYCDMGVFKG, encoded by the coding sequence ATGGAATATTTAGAATTTGAATTACCAATTAAAGAACTGGAAGAGCAATTAGGAAAGTGTCAAGTTATTGGAGAAGAGAGTGATGTAGATGTGACACAAACTTGCAAGCAAATCGAGAAAAAGCTTATTGCTACCAAAAAAGATATATATAAAAACCTGACGCCTTGGCAAAGAGTACAAATGTCACGTCATCCTGATAGACCTTATACTTTAGATTATATTAAAGCTATATGTGGAGAGTCGTTTTTAGAGTTACATGGAGACAGAAACTTTAAAGATGATAAAGCCATGATTGGTGGACTAGGTAAAATAGGTGACCAAAGCTTTATGTTTATTGGTCAACAAAAAGGGTTTAATACAAAAACTAGACAATACCGTAATTTTGGTATGGCTAATCCAGAAGGCTACCGTAAGGCTTTAAGATTAATGAAGTCTGCTGAAAAATTTGGAATACCAGTAGTAACATTATTAGATACGCCTGGTGCTTATCCTGGTTTAGAAGCTGAAGAGCGTGGACAAGGTGAGGCTATTGCTAGAAATATTTTAGAGATGACACGTTTAAAAGTGCCAATTATTACAATAGTAATAGGTGAAGGTGCTTCTGGTGGAGCTTTAGGTATTGGTGTAGGAGATAAGATTATGATGTTAGAAAACACATGGTATTCTGTTATATCTCCAGAATCTTGTTCTTCAATTTTATGGAGAAGCTGGGAATATAAAGAATTAGCTGCTGAAGCTTTAAAATTAACAGCTACAGACATGAAAAAAATGAAGATTGTAGATGATATCATTAAAGAACCTTTAGGAGGTGCACATTCTGATAGAGAAACAACTTTTAAATCTGTAACAGAAGCTATTCTTGGTGCATACGACGAGTTTAAAAACTTATCACCAAAAGATTTAGTAAATAAGCGTATAGAAAAATATTGTGATATGGGTGTTTTTAAAGGGTAG
- a CDS encoding asparagine synthetase B → MDADTQKNHLKAYGITYWSLEKDVKVKWLLNYRGGSFLLPDSESIQRECKIRGVSFEIISDTKTEQILKEIASPSKNMEAVVLEKAPKIAVYTPQGKLPWDDAVTMVLSYAEIPYETIYDEEVLKDELLLYDWLHLHHEDFTGQFGKFYGRYRQAAWYIQEKKDAEALATKLGYTKVSEEKRDVSLKIRDYVVGGGFMFAMCSATESFDIALSADGIDICEPMFDGDASDGNYQAKIDFDKTFAFKDYTLERSPLVYEFSSIDMTMKRNIPKETDYFSLMDFSAKWDPIPTMLCQNHTALVKGFMGQTTSFTRDQIKSNVLIMGENKTNGEAKYIHGIKGKGFFTFYGGHDPEDYTHQVGDPKTELSLHPTSPGYRLILNNVLFPAAKKKKQKT, encoded by the coding sequence ATGGATGCTGATACCCAAAAAAATCATTTAAAAGCTTACGGAATTACGTATTGGAGTTTAGAAAAAGACGTTAAAGTTAAGTGGTTACTTAATTATAGAGGTGGTTCTTTTTTATTACCTGATAGCGAGTCAATCCAGCGTGAGTGTAAAATTAGAGGTGTTAGTTTCGAAATTATTTCTGATACAAAGACAGAGCAAATTTTAAAAGAAATAGCAAGTCCAAGTAAAAATATGGAAGCTGTGGTTTTGGAAAAAGCACCTAAAATTGCTGTGTACACACCTCAAGGTAAATTACCTTGGGATGATGCAGTAACTATGGTATTAAGTTATGCCGAAATACCTTACGAAACGATCTACGATGAAGAAGTATTAAAGGACGAATTACTGTTGTACGATTGGTTGCATCTTCACCATGAGGATTTTACAGGACAATTTGGGAAATTTTATGGTAGATATCGCCAAGCAGCATGGTATATTCAAGAAAAAAAAGACGCAGAAGCATTAGCTACTAAATTAGGTTATACCAAAGTATCTGAAGAGAAACGTGACGTTTCATTAAAAATAAGAGATTATGTAGTTGGTGGTGGCTTTATGTTTGCCATGTGTAGCGCAACAGAAAGTTTTGATATCGCCTTGTCTGCAGATGGAATTGATATTTGCGAACCTATGTTTGATGGAGACGCTAGTGATGGTAACTATCAAGCAAAAATTGATTTTGATAAAACATTTGCTTTTAAAGATTATACTCTAGAGCGTAGTCCTTTAGTGTATGAGTTTTCTAGCATTGATATGACCATGAAACGCAATATACCAAAGGAAACAGATTACTTTTCTTTAATGGATTTTTCGGCAAAATGGGATCCAATACCAACTATGCTTTGTCAAAATCATACAGCTTTAGTAAAAGGTTTTATGGGACAAACAACTTCTTTTACCAGAGACCAAATTAAGTCCAATGTTTTAATAATGGGAGAAAACAAAACAAATGGTGAAGCTAAATACATCCATGGTATAAAAGGAAAAGGCTTTTTTACTTTTTACGGTGGACATGATCCAGAAGATTATACGCACCAAGTTGGCGATCCAAAAACCGAATTATCCTTGCATCCAACATCACCTGGTTATAGACTTATTTTAAATAATGTCTTATTTCCTGCTGCTAAAAAGAAAAAGCAGAAAACGTAA
- the dnaB gene encoding replicative DNA helicase, giving the protein MKQPNQIKGYQVDRSTIINLEKGKIPPQALDLEEVVLGAMMIDKKGVDEVIDILSADAFYKEAHQHIFEAIFMLFQESQPIDLLTVSTQLKTNSKLDLAGGDFYLISLTQKVSSSAHIEFHARIILQKFIQRSLIKISSEIIEEAYDETQDVFDLLDKAESRLYEVTQGNIKKSSETAQDLVIQAKKKIEEISKKEGMSGVPSGFNKLDKLTSGWQESDLIIIAARPGMGKTAFTLTMARNVAVNSNIPVAFFSLEMASVQLITRLISSETGLSSEKLRTGKLEKHEWEQLNVKVKALEKAPLFIDDTPSLSIFDLRAKARRLASQHGIRMIMIDYLQLMTAAGSGGNREQEISTISRNLKALAKELSLPVIALSQLSRAVETRGGSKRPLLSDLRESGAIEQDADIVSFIYRPEYYKIDEWDDEERSPTEGQGEFIVAKHRNGGLESIRLKFIGHLGKFDNLDDFDTPFGQEFHSKMNAAANDNTFAPDNFPSANDAFGAPEEDDNDVPF; this is encoded by the coding sequence ATGAAGCAACCCAATCAAATAAAAGGCTATCAAGTTGACAGGAGCACTATTATAAACCTTGAAAAAGGTAAGATTCCACCACAAGCGTTGGATCTTGAAGAAGTAGTACTTGGTGCAATGATGATTGACAAGAAAGGGGTTGATGAAGTGATTGACATTTTAAGTGCTGATGCCTTTTATAAAGAAGCACATCAACACATTTTTGAAGCCATATTTATGTTGTTTCAAGAAAGTCAACCAATTGACTTATTAACAGTTTCGACACAATTAAAAACAAATTCAAAATTAGATTTAGCAGGAGGAGATTTTTATTTAATTTCTTTAACACAAAAAGTATCCTCTTCTGCCCATATCGAGTTTCATGCTCGTATAATTCTGCAAAAGTTTATCCAAAGAAGTTTAATTAAAATTTCTTCTGAAATAATTGAAGAAGCTTACGACGAAACTCAAGATGTATTTGACCTTTTAGATAAAGCAGAATCTAGGTTATACGAAGTCACACAAGGAAACATTAAAAAATCCAGTGAAACTGCACAAGACTTAGTAATTCAAGCTAAGAAAAAAATTGAAGAAATCTCCAAAAAAGAGGGGATGAGTGGTGTGCCATCTGGTTTTAATAAACTAGATAAGTTAACCTCTGGTTGGCAAGAAAGTGATTTAATTATTATTGCAGCACGTCCAGGTATGGGTAAAACAGCCTTTACTTTAACAATGGCTAGAAACGTTGCAGTAAACTCAAATATTCCAGTTGCTTTTTTCTCTTTAGAGATGGCATCTGTACAGTTAATTACTCGTTTAATTTCTAGTGAGACAGGATTGTCTTCAGAAAAATTAAGAACTGGTAAACTTGAAAAACACGAGTGGGAGCAGCTTAACGTAAAAGTAAAAGCGTTAGAAAAAGCACCACTATTTATTGATGATACACCTTCGCTTTCTATTTTTGATTTACGTGCAAAAGCTAGACGTTTAGCTTCTCAGCATGGTATTAGAATGATCATGATTGATTATTTACAGTTGATGACAGCTGCAGGATCTGGAGGTAACCGTGAACAAGAAATATCGACTATTTCCCGTAACTTAAAAGCATTGGCTAAAGAGTTAAGTTTGCCTGTAATTGCACTGTCTCAATTATCGCGTGCTGTAGAAACTCGTGGAGGAAGTAAACGTCCTTTACTATCCGATTTACGTGAATCTGGTGCGATTGAGCAAGATGCCGATATTGTAAGTTTTATTTACAGACCAGAATATTATAAAATTGACGAGTGGGATGATGAAGAACGCTCTCCAACAGAAGGTCAAGGTGAGTTTATTGTAGCAAAACACCGTAATGGTGGTTTGGAAAGTATTAGACTTAAATTTATCGGTCATTTAGGTAAGTTTGATAATTTGGATGATTTTGACACACCATTTGGTCAAGAATTTCATAGTAAAATGAATGCTGCTGCAAATGATAATACATTTGCTCCAGACAATTTCCCGTCAGCTAATGATGCTTTTGGTGCACCAGAAGAGGATGATAACGACGTGCCTTTTTAA